TGTTTCCTCGTTTTTGTGCACGGACAGCTGCGCAGGTGTGTGTTAGTGAATGCCCGTGTTATACGGTACATAATACATAGGTAAAACGGTTGAGTCGATTTTTATTACAGCCTTCTTGCATATAAATTAACCATAAGCCGATAGTGTGACGAGAAAATACTTGTTAACGCCGCCATATTAAGCTAATAAAAAGGTTGATATATATAAAATCCTATCGAGGGacactgtatatatatatatgtagatacTTATGTACTTTATCGACCTACTCAGCTATTACGACTCAGTGTATACTGTATATAAATTCTGAACCAATCGTAGCCGTGCGAGGCGGACAAACAACGTTTATACTCGATCGTATTATATGCATGTAACTGCACCAAAGTCACATGACATCCTCGTTATCTACCTGATTCCACACGACTTGGATATGTTTGAAGACCCCATGTCGCTATATATTCgtatttttatgtaatatacaCGTACCTGTCATGGATATGATAATACTAGTTCATAAATTCTTTTTACCTCTACACTCGACTGTCGCACAGACTTTTTCTTCACCCAATCGAATCAGCAAActaaaataattcattaaaGATTTTACTGTGAAAATATCTCGATGAACagattgtcaaaaattttgcacAATTGTCTGTGACATTCAGCGAAAAGAGAAGTGCTCGATATTCTTTCGATTCGCAATATCGGAGTGTtgatttttattgcaatttcATTAGCTCAAATCTTTGCTAGTACCTACTCGTATACTATTTTTTAACTTCAATCTGTTGACTCTTTTATTCTGGCGTGTAccgtacaaaatttttaagttgATTGAAGTATTGCTTTTGAATTCTGCGTATCAATTCGACCAACTATTGACCGTTGACTTAAGAATATACAGACCCTTAAGTATTATTCACAATTGACTTGCAATTAGTGCAGTGCGGAAGTTTGGAAATACGAATACCATGCGAGCGTTTGTAATAATCGATTATAAACGCTCGCATGGTATACGTATTTCCAAAATTCTGCAAACTTTTGCACAGCTGCAACACCATTGCACTAACGATAAGTCAATTGTGAATAATACTTTACGAATCTTGGTGTACCAAGAAAAATTCGTAACACGCTGGCGCTCTCTGAGTAATTACGATGCCGCGATGCTAGAGTTAAAAACCAACTGCAGAACATCGGAAGGTTACCAAAGTGAGCATAATTCGGGTTGTGTTACCGTCTGAGTCATCTGGTCTGCCGAATGGTAACCTGAAGTCCATGGTTGAAGAATTATCCCCGAGTGTACTCGCCGATTTACACCTTTACCGACCTGTTAACAATATCCGACATTAAcaagtaataattaaattcgtCAAAAAAGACGTGGACGATAAGTGATGTAATGTAAGAATAAGGCATGGGAAATATAAGAATTTATCTGCAAatgatttattatacatgtaaccATTGAGCGATGGTTATATTTACCGttgcatgtacatacatgaatTATAATAACTCATGTTGCAGATTATAACAAAAGccttaaaaagaaaaaacaactctgtgttccaaaaattgtttttatgaaaaaaaagtaaaaaatcgatATATTATCATCTCTGTAttgtaggaaaatatttattggtGCTTGAATATGTTGATTTCAGACTCGTTTCTAAGAAACAGTCACAAGCGaacttgaaatcaaaaaaatttcacgattttttttcgatacttatggaaaaaaaactcacataaaatgagaaattaatattttctcatttgcACGCAGAGCTAGAtctatatttaaaataatttttatttccaaactATCTATCAATGTGAGAGTTCTTATACGATTTCATCTAACATTGAGgccaattttcttttctggCAAGTAGGATACTCCTTTCGGTGATGTTCCACTACTTGCACAATGCATTCAACGAAAGacttattttctttccaaaaTTCTGGATCTGAGTCAAGGAAATTGTATTGCGAATCATATTGTTTAAATAGAAAGAGTGAATTTTGAGTGACAAAATCACTCAAAATCTTCCGAAATAGTGAATCAAAATGAATTGCTTTCTCATCCAagcattttcgattttttttcgggGACTGTAGATAGATTTGGAGGTCATCTGCGTACAGAGGATGTTCCATGTGCCGAAGAATCCGACAGATGTTTAATAGTTTATGAAAACGACCAAGAGAAGTCGGAGACGTGACTTTTGACAGAGGGATTAATTAGGGACGGGTGTTCATCGAGATattgttgagaaaatatttattttgttttatatcgCATTAAGCGATGTTCAGTAATATTTTACACATAGTCACTTTACCTGTTTCCAGACAACCTCGAAtaacacatttttcaaaagttatcaAGTACCATTAAAGTCATCGATAACTTACATTTGTACTCATTACAGTCAATTGTCGAGTAATTATCGAgcagaaataaaacaaaaatagtatTGCACATTTATTACTTGGCAAAACTAAAATACTATACGTGTTAATTATAAACTAAATATTCGATAAATTGAATTCCGGTATTCAGGTAACAATATCACAGCTagaaaaacgtataaaatacATCGTAGGATATGCGATGAGAATTAAAACCAAGAAGCTACCAATTAATACCTTACAAAAATGCAAATAGGAatacgaataataaaaataccagAATATACCGTCAGTATGATTTGAAAAGTATGAAATACTATTCAACAAACTGGTAGTAATTTTCTAGGTATTTGCAGGTAAATACGTAGCTGTTGAGATTATCAATATCTTATACTAGATACAATTAGcattaaaaagtaaaaaatcaaacacaAACTAAAATAGTATTCTTATAGATATTATAACTATCTATGGAATTATTGcgacagaaaaatatttattgtattttttttttttttcgttttggtCAAAGCTCGTTATTGATAATGAGAAATAATGAACTCAGTTTTCGGAATCTTCTGCCGCATCTTCGACAAATTCAAGTGCTCGTTTCCGCGTCACGCACTCTATGTACGAAACCTTATTTCGAACGGTAACTCCGTAGTGTTTATGAGCATGTTCAATTAACTCTGGcctggaaatgaaaattcattttatctttacaaaaacaaaaagtatataatttctacaaaattatattctttagacagtttttttttttaaatttagttGCTATTCACTTCGATTATGTTGAATTAGTCACTCGATGAACGTCGGTTTGATTACCAATGAAAATACATCCCGTACTGGAATaacttttctaattttttaataataacaataaaaaatcgcACCTGAAGGTCGTAGTGATAAACTGCACGGTGGAACTGAGTTCGTGAATCACACCGGCAACGGCGCGCCTGTGCTCGGCGTCCAACGCCGCATCAATTTCGTCGAATATATAAAACGGTGCCAAGTCACACTTTTGTATTGCAAATATCAGTGCAAGAGCTACGACCGATTTCTGTCCCCCCGATAACTGCTTCATCTCTTGCATCATGCTCTCCGAATTTCCGAAAGAAACTCGAATGCCTGCGAAATTGAGAATGTGAAAGAACAGCagaaaaaagaggaaacaGAAATATTCGCCGTGATAAATGTAAGAAGACTGGAACAATTTTAAGagtttagaaagaaaaaaaaaaaaaccccgagTTATTACCGACGCCGACAAAACTATCGCAGATCGCCGACTCAGCGACAGCTCTATCATTCTCTTCCTCGTCATGTGATGTCTGCATTACAAGTTCACCTCGTCCAGACGGTAcgagtttttgaaaaacttcacTGAAATACTTGCTCACCTAAACAGTTTCACAGACATAACACAGTGAAGATCATATCACAGCGAATTCGGTTTTTCTATCGTGGTTTCACCTCAAAATCAATTTACAAgaactttttcgttttttatcgCTCAGACATTCGTCCGTCAATACTTTTAAATCGCACTAAAATGTTTAATTACCCTAAGCTGCAAGACTTCTAGATAGAATAAAATCACTCACCTGTTTATAAGTGAATTCTATCGCGTTGTATTTGTGCTGTTCAAGAACAGTCattaattcttttattttttcgtaccCGCGATCAAGTTCCAACTTCCgttctctcaattttttttcctcatcggTCATCGTCGAGTACTGATCCAAAGCTTTCTGATTTACGTCGCTGCAAACAGAAAATGGGTGATTACCTTATACAGGTACTAgtagcaataaaaaaaataagtaaaccAAGCTCGATCTCTATACTTTTGAACAAAATAAGCCTCCATCGTATTAAATCATTGCTTCTTTCATTtgtaaaatatcgaaattcgGTCACTTTTCAACCGTCTactcgaatgaaaataaaaagtctaCCTGCATTATCGAATgcaatttttgattaaaacaTTCTACGATCAAAAAGTGACCCGGTATTCttttaaataatgtttttcATTACCTGTATTCCTTAAGTTGATTATGAATCTTCTCAATTTCGTTGAGAATTTGTTTCGTTGAAAGTTTGCCGTATTTTGCAATCGATGCCGAATTCGGAAGTGGACCGAGTTCCATTATCTTCCTAGTAATCTCGTCTATATTCCGGTGTATAGTGTTGAGTCGGATCCCGATCATCTCGAGACTCTGCAAGTCTTCCTCCAACCTTTCTTTAGCTCGTTTTTCCGCGAATTTGTACTTATCTAAATACAACATCGCTGCTTTTTGCTGCACGGTAAAAATACAATTCATCAATAATACGATTCCAGATAATCAGAGCCAAGAATAGTCGACAAACACGTTACAAgcttaattttcattcttttctggttttttcgacatttcatTCATCAACAAGACGAGAAAAAGTTGGGCACAATTAAACGCcgaaacaattataaaagaaaaaaacggctTAACAATTCAACGCCGAGCATAAAACGAGCCTCACGT
The Neodiprion fabricii isolate iyNeoFabr1 chromosome 5, iyNeoFabr1.1, whole genome shotgun sequence genome window above contains:
- the LOC124181997 gene encoding structural maintenance of chromosomes protein 3-like, whose protein sequence is MRRMEELIQALQEMSMGNRERQLELSEAHLEEVKTNLAKINSDIALQNQKITEAAENQKAAMLYLDKYKFAEKRAKERLEEDLQSLEMIGIRLNTIHRNIDEITRKIMELGPLPNSASIAKYGKLSTKQILNEIEKIHNQLKEYSDVNQKALDQYSTMTDEEKKLRERKLELDRGYEKIKELMTVLEQHKYNAIEFTYKQVSKYFSEVFQKLVPSGRGELVMQTSHDEEENDRAVAESAICDSFVGVGIRVSFGNSESMMQEMKQLSGGQKSVVALALIFAIQKCDLAPFYIFDEIDAALDAEHRRAVAGVIHELSSTVQFITTTFRPELIEHAHKHYGVTVRNKVSYIECVTRKRALEFVEDAAEDSEN